The Desulfuromonadales bacterium genome segment GAGCTTGTCGGCCCCCTCGCCAACGGGGAGGTGGCCGTCAACGGGCTGATGAGTGATGTCGTGGGGCGGCGTGAACTGCAGCCGGTCCTTGCCGCCGCGCCAGACCATCAGGTGGCGGTAGGAGACGCCGGGGTAAAAATGGAACTCGTCGCCGCCGATCTCCTCCTGCAGGGCGGCAATCAGCTCACGCGCCTCGGGAGTGGAAATGTGGCCGGCAGAGAAGTCCCCCATGTAGAGCTTGCCGTAATGGGCGACCAGGTGCACCAGGTTGAGCCGGAAGGCGACATCCTCCGGGCCGAGCTCGACGCCCATGCTGGCGGCCTCGAGCGGCGAGCGGCCGCTGTAGCAGCTGGCGGGGTCGTAGCCGAAAACCGACAGGTTGGCGACATCGCTGCCGGGATGGAATCCCTTGGGGACAGTCTCGACCAGGCCCAGCTGCCCGCCACGGGCCAGGGCATCCATGTTCGGCGTTCTGGCGTGCTCCAGGGGAGTCTTGCCGTCGAGTTCCGCCAGCGGCTCATCGGCCATGCCGTCGCCGAGCAGTACAATGTATTTCATTCGATCCTCGTTGCCAAAATTTCACACATAAGGTCCCCCCTTTGTAAAGGGGGGCAGGAGGGATTTGGCAGTTGCGGCCTGCAAGTAAAATCCCCCTGAATCCCCCTTTTTCAAAGGGGGACTCGCAAGCAG includes the following:
- a CDS encoding phosphoglycerate mutase, coding for MKYIVLLGDGMADEPLAELDGKTPLEHARTPNMDALARGGQLGLVETVPKGFHPGSDVANLSVFGYDPASCYSGRSPLEAASMGVELGPEDVAFRLNLVHLVAHYGKLYMGDFSAGHISTPEARELIAALQEEIGGDEFHFYPGVSYRHLMVWRGGKDRLQFTPPHDITHQPVDGHLPVGEGADKL